The following proteins are co-located in the Dromiciops gliroides isolate mDroGli1 chromosome 2, mDroGli1.pri, whole genome shotgun sequence genome:
- the CNIH1 gene encoding protein cornichon homolog 1 isoform X2, with protein MAFTFAAFCYMLALLLTAALIFFAIWHIIAFDELKTDYKNPIDQCNTLNPLVLPEYLIHAFFCVMFLCAAEWLTLGLNMPLLAYHIWRYMSRPVMSGPGLYDPTTIMNADILAYCQKEGWCKLAFYLLSFFYYLYGMIYVLVSS; from the exons ATGGCGTTCACGTTCGCTGCCTTCTGCTACATGCTGGCGCTGCTGCTCACCGCCGCGCTCATCTTCTTCGCCATCTGGCAC attaTAGCATTTGATGAACTGAAGACAGATTACAAGAATCCTATAGACCAATGTAATACACTCAATCCT CTTGTACTTCCAGAATATCTCATCCACGCTTTCTTCTGTGTCATGTTTCTCTGTGCAGCAGAGTGGCTTACACTGGGTCTCAATATGCCACTCTTGGCATATCATATTTGGAG GTATATGAGTAGACCTGTGATGAGTGGACCAGGACTCTATGATCCTACAACCATCATGAATGCAGATATTCTAGCATACTGTCAGAAAGAAGGATGGTGCAAATTAGCTTTTTACCTGCTGTCATTTTTTTACTACCTGTATGG
- the CNIH1 gene encoding protein cornichon homolog 1 isoform X1, translating to MAFTFAAFCYMLALLLTAALIFFAIWHIIAFDELKTDYKNPIDQCNTLNPTVEKVKKIKRVKIALKLVLPEYLIHAFFCVMFLCAAEWLTLGLNMPLLAYHIWRYMSRPVMSGPGLYDPTTIMNADILAYCQKEGWCKLAFYLLSFFYYLYGMIYVLVSS from the exons ATGGCGTTCACGTTCGCTGCCTTCTGCTACATGCTGGCGCTGCTGCTCACCGCCGCGCTCATCTTCTTCGCCATCTGGCAC attaTAGCATTTGATGAACTGAAGACAGATTACAAGAATCCTATAGACCAATGTAATACACTCAATCCT ACAGTTGAAAAGGTCAAAAAGATTAAAAGAGTCAAAATTGCATTAAAG CTTGTACTTCCAGAATATCTCATCCACGCTTTCTTCTGTGTCATGTTTCTCTGTGCAGCAGAGTGGCTTACACTGGGTCTCAATATGCCACTCTTGGCATATCATATTTGGAG GTATATGAGTAGACCTGTGATGAGTGGACCAGGACTCTATGATCCTACAACCATCATGAATGCAGATATTCTAGCATACTGTCAGAAAGAAGGATGGTGCAAATTAGCTTTTTACCTGCTGTCATTTTTTTACTACCTGTATGG